The Planktothrix agardhii NIES-204 genomic interval CCGGAGTATCTCGATATGATTATTTAGGGGATTCGGTTTTAGGGGTAATTTTCAATACAATTATTAAACCTAAATTGATTTTAGGAAAATTATTATCTATCAATACTTTAGTTTATTTCTTGGAGTTTAGTGTCGCGGTGATTTGGTGGTTAAATCCTCAAAAGTTTATCGTATTAGTTCCCGCCATTCCAACTTTATTACTCAATATATTATCTATTGACCCGATGCAACGCAGTTTAATTTATCAATATTCTCTCCCGGCATTACCTTTTTTATTATTAGTGATGATAGAAACTTTAGCAGTAGAAAAGCCAGGACTTGCTAATAGTTTATGGGGTTTATGGAATAAATTTCAGACCCCCCCTAGCCCCCCCTTGCTAATGGGGGGAAAAGAACTGGGTGAAAATGTATCTTCTCACCCCCCATTACTAAGGGATGGACGGCGGGGGTCTTCTTCTCATCTATTCACAATTCCCCATCAAAAACTACCGAAATGGATCATACTTTGGTCAATTTTAGTATTCTTATTATGGGCAGATCATACACAAGTTTTAGGCTATTTTACTCGAATTAATAATTGGTCAGCAACCCAAAAAGCTGTCAGCCAAATTCACACTAAAGGTGGAGTTTTGACCGATAACAGACTTGCACCCCATTTTACCCATCGTAAAACTATTAAATTACTCAATCAAGTGTCACCAGACTTTAATTTAAGAGAATTTGATTATGTGATTTTAAATTTACGTCATCCTTGGCCCGATACAAAAGATTTAGGGGAAAAATATGCAACTCAATTAAAAGCAAAACCCAATTTTAAATTGTCCTATCAAAAGAATGGTGTATTAGTTTTTAAACGACTTTAATAGATTTAAAGCGACCAGAAAGACGAAAACACAAAGACAAAAAAAAGAAGAATTAAATTATTTTCTAGGTATTCTTCTTTTTTGTGAAAACTTGCATTATCAAGAATATTTAAGTGATTTTTAGCAGGCATCTTTTTATTGATTTTTCTAAACTTAGTTTTTCGTTATACCCTATTTAGATACTTAACAGCTTATTCCCAATGTAATATTTAAGATGGTTCATGGTTAGCTCTGATGGAAAATTCTTTCTATAGTATCATTTTATTAACAAGGAATCTCAATCATAAATTCTGTGCCGTTTTTCTGTTGAGTCTTAAATTCCAATTTGCCACCATGGGCTTTAACAATGACTTGATAACAAATCGCCAGTCCCATTCCTGTCCCTTGGCCTACGGGTTTTGTCGTAAAGAATGGATCAAAAATTCGAGATTTAATTTCATCTGGAATTCCTAGTCCATTATCTTGAATTGTAATTCTGATAAAATCTGGACTGTGATCTTCAGTTGTTAAAGTAACTTCTCCCTGTTTTGGATTAGATTTAACCGCATCAATGGCATTACTTAAAACTTGGAAAAAGACTTGATTAATTTGACTAGGGAAACAATTAACTTTGGGAATGGTTTGATAATTTTTATTGATTTTAATTTGAGTCATTCGATGTTCTAACAAGGTCAAACTACTTTCTAAACCTTCAGTTAAATCAACGGATTTCCATTCGGATTCGTTTAAATGGGAGAAATCTTTTAAACTATCAACAATAGAACGAATTCTCACACTTCCCTGTTCCATAGAATCAATTAACAGGGGAAAGTCCTCTTGAATAAAATCGAGTTCTACTTCCTCACCCATTTGATTTAAAAAATCTCCCACTTCTGGGCTAAACTCTCGACATTTATTCAAGACTTCTAGCAAGTTTTGAACGTAGTTTCTGGCGTGGGAAATATTAGCATATATAAAATTATTGGGATTATTAATTTCATGGGCAATTCCGGCTACCATTTCACCTAAACTTGATAATTTTTCACTTTGAATTAATTGAATTTGAGTATTTTTTAATTCTTCTAAGGTGGCTTGCAACTCTTGGGTTTGGAGTTGATATTGGCAAGCGGTTTCTTGAACTTGGGTATAAAGTTGGGCTTGTTTAATCGCGATCGCTAATTGATCAGCCAGTTGTTTTAAGCCATCAATTTCCCAAGTTTTCCAACCACGAGGATTACTACATTCATGGGCAATTAATAATCCCCAAAGTTGACCATCTATTTCAGGTTGGTGATCTTCTATTTCTGCTCCCATGATAATTGGGACAATTAAATTGGCTCGAACTTGTAACATATCCAAAAAATTCAGATGACAGGGATCTAAATCGGATTTATGAATATCATTAATCGCCCGTACTCGTCCATTTTTGTATAGTTGTCCATGTTGTTCGGGAAAACAATTATCGGTAATTTTATCTCCAAAAATTGATGGCCAAGGGATGCGATAATTCTCGACTTTGATTTCTCCTTCCCAGCCATTAATAAACTGATAAATCACCACTCGATCTGTATTTAGAACTTGCCGAACTCCCTCAACTGCGGTGTTTAAAATTGCCGTCAGATCTAAACTACTTCTAATTTGGTTAATAACTAATCTTAATAATGCTTCTTGTTCCCCTTTAGCACGGCTTTCTTGATAGAGTTGGGCGTGATGAATTGCGATCGCTAAGGGGGAAGCAATACCCTCTAAAAGTTGAATTTCCCAGTCTTGCCATTCTCGCTCATGATCGCATTGATGCAGCCCAATAATCCCTTTGATTTCACCTTGATAACGCACCGCAACCGCTAACATTGATTGAATGTCTAATTGCTCAATTAAGGCTTTGGTCGTCTGATCAAAACCCGGAAATTCTTTAAATTTTGTTACCGCTAAAGGTTGAGATTGAGATAATAATGCTTGTAAATGGGGGTTATCATTGACATTGAGTTTAATCCCTAATTGACATGAATATTCTCCTTGATTATATTCATTTCTGGTGGTAAATTCTTGATCAGAATGGGATTCTTTAACTAAAATACTAACTCGACTACAGTTAATAATTTTACCTAAATGTTGACAAGCAGAACTTAATACCCGATCTAAATCCAATGTACTAATAATCTCTTTATTAATCTGATGAACTAGATCATAAAACTGCATCCGGTGTACTTCTGGATTTTCTTTGGAGGAAGTAACTGATGATAAGTTTTCAGAATTGCTAAAAATAGAATTTTTAGGTAATGAACAGTATGGAGAATCTAAATCAAGCATAGACATAAAAATGTATACAATATTGTTCATAAAATTGGAAGTATTCCTAAAGATAGATGTGTGAATCCCCTCAATTATACTCATTCCGAAATCGTCTCTGGTTAGGATTGATGCTAGGAAATTCTCGACGCCATTGGGCTAAGTTATGCGGTCAAACGGTATTAGAGACTTGGGATGAGGACAATACCGAACCACCCCCAACCCTAAAAGATGATTTACCTTTAATCGTTGCTTCCGTGGTCTGCGAACCCACCCAATATTGGGCCAGATTCCCCCAAGTTCGGGTTTTGACCTTAGCTGATATTCCCCTGAACGGAATGTACTCAACCCTAGGCATTGATCGCGCCTTAGCGGTATTAGGAGCAGGAACACACTATGGATGGCCAATTTTAGTAATTGATGCGGGAACAGCCCTAACCTTCACCGCCGCCGACGCCGATCAACGGCTAGTGGGAGGAGCTATCTTACCCGGTTTAGGGCTACAACGGTCTTCCTTGGCTCAGAAAACCGCCACCCTACCGAGGGTTGAATTCCCTCCCCATCTACCGCCACGCTGGGCTACGGGAACCTCAGAGGCAATTCAGAGCGGAATTATTTATACCCTGTTGGCCGGAGTGCGGGATTTTATCGAAGCCTGGCAAACACAATATCCCCATGGGGCGATAGTGATCACTGGAGGCGATCGCAATTTATTACTGTCCTACTTCACCAAGCGGTTTCCTGATAGGGGTATTCATCCTGTGGCTGATCCTGATCTAATATTTCGGGGGATGGCGGCTCTGAAAACTGAACCTGATGGGTAATAAATTCCCGAATATATTGGGCGATAACTTCTGGCATTTGCAAGGGTAAATTCGGTTTCCCGCCCTCAATTATATGATATTGAGTCATCGGTGCGATTTCGGAGAAAGTTTTACTCTGGTTCAAGGCGGTGGCGGTATCCTCATCTCCTTGTAAGACCAAAGTGGGTAATTTCAACGACTCCAGAGGTTGATTCAACATTTCTGCCTGAATTTCTGCCCAGCGACGACGGTACAACAGTTGACTGGCAACAGGCCACTCCAACAGAATTTGGCGATCGCTAAACCAAGCCTGAATTTTTTTTCCTTGTCCGAATAGAAACCCTAGGGGATAAATCAGTTTCAAAAACAAAAATAACGGAGAAAAATAAGCCGATAATTGTCGTTTCCATCCCCATTCTTTTTTATAGTTTTTAAAGGTTATTCCCTCCGGGGCAATAACCACTAAACCCTTAACCACTTGGGGATATTTCAAGGCATAACTGGTTGCTATCCAAGCTCCCAACCCATTACCTACTAAACAGACTTCTTCAATTTTGAGGGTTTGAATATATTCCGCTAAACACTCAACTTCTAAATTAATAGAAGGGTGAATTTTTGTAAACGGTCGAGACTCTCCAGATCCCAAAGTATCCGGTGCAAAACAATGGTGATCCAGACTTAAATGCTGCATCAACGGTACCCACTGACTGCTATCCGTCCAAGACCCATGCAGAAAAATAATTGCCGGGCCATCACCGACTTCACACCAGAAAATCTGTCCCTGGGACACTTGAATTCGGAAGTGATGAAATAATTGATACATCCTAAATTTTTAATATTGTGGACAAAACCTTACGCTAGGGTCGTTAAACCCTGTAAATAGTCCTGAAGATGTCGTTCACAGTCATGGCTAAAATCGGAGGGGAGGGATGTAACAGAAAAGGCTTTAACCTCCGTAATTTCCTGGATGTCCTGAACTTGAAAGTTACCTTGAACATCCGCTTCTACGACAACACAAATGGAATGGACTCGCGGATCTCGATCAGGCGCAGAATAGACACCCGCCAAACGGCGAATCTTAACCAATTCTAACCCAGTTTCCTCTGCCAGTTCTCTTTTAATAGTGGTGGGGATATCTTCACCCCAGTCTACCATGCCCCCGGGTAAAGCCCATTTCCCATTATCTCGACGGCGCACCAGCACAATTTTGCCATCAGGTAGAATTGGAATAATACTGGTTCCAGGGATAGGATGACGAAAAATAATTCCTAATACCGTTTGTCCAAAATTCCAAACATATTTGGCAAAGGATACTACCAAAGTGTTTTTTCTCCTCTAATTAAAAAAATAGACAGGTTTTGAGTTTTTGTTACTAATTAGCCTATCCCTATCATAAGTACAAAATCAGGAAAATTCTATGGTTTCTCAAGAGTTTGCAGGATTTCTAGGCTATGGGTTTCCGGTTTAACTTTCCGATAAATTGCTTCTATGCGACCCTGAGCATCAATCACAAAAGTATGACGAAATATCCCCATAAATTCTTTCCCCATAAATTTTTTCAGTCCGTAACTGCCATATTCGGTTGCTACTTCCCCCCCTTCATCAACTAATAGAGGAAAGGGTAACTGATATTTACTAATAAATTTACGATGAGCAACCTGGTTATCCGTACTTACCCCTAGAACAATTATATTTTTTTCTTGGTATTCTCCGTAATTATCCCGAAACCCACAGGCTTCCTTTGTACATCCAGGGGTATTATCCCTCGGATAAAAATATAAAACCACCGGTTTCCCCCGAAAATCACTGAGACGGACAGGGTTACCATCGCTATCGGGTAGAACAAAATCCGGTGCTAATTCACCGAGGTTCAGGGTTATGTCCATTTTAAAGAATTTTAATATGGGGTGATTGGGATACAGAAACCTTGAAATAATGATAAAGCCCTAAAGGGCTTACTACGCGAGTGAAGCTCTTTAAGGCTTAGAAGTGGGCGGGAAGAGACTTGAACTCTTATGACCGAAGCCGCCGCATTTTGAGTGCGGTGCGTCTACCAATTCCGCCACCCGCCCTTTCGGTTGGCTTCACCATCATACACCATAAACTTTCTTTTTAGCAAGTCCTGATAATTTGAACTACTCGACCAGCGATCAATTTCCCTCGCCCGTAGCACAGGGAGAGGATGGCTTAATTGGGCGGTTTGGGCTTGTTTAAGCAGTTCTCCGAGTTCCGTACTACTAATTTGATCATACGTCCGAGCTTGGGCTACAAAGGCATCTAAGTTGAGTTGGGGGGCTAAACTGGGAGAGCCTCCCGATAATTTCATTAATACCGACATCACAATTCTGGGATCTTGAGTGGCCAATAATGCCGCCCGATCGCAAGTAAATTCTGCACAGCGCACCCATTCCATTAACTGAGTTTGTAAACCCTGGGTTAACATTGTTCCCCAGGGGGATAATTGATTAGCGGCTAGTACCACTAAATTCGCCAGGGTTAAATAAACCCCATGTTCACACTTTAAATGTCCCAACTCATGGGCAATCACCGCTTGAATTTCATCTGGAGTTAATAATTCAATTAGGGAGGTATGAATCACAATAAAGGGCTGTTTTCCCCGCATGGCAAAGGTATAGGCATTGGGAACAGGATTTTGGCGAATATACAGTTGAGGAGGTTCTAAATCTAATATTTTGCAAGCATCTAATAATAATTGATGCAAATTAGGTAATTGTTGGTCACTCACCAAAATACTAGAAGCAATATTTTCTAAATAAAAAAACTGTTCTCCCAGACCCCCTAATAATTGCCGCACTAATATATCTAAACCCGGAAATTGTTTCAAGGTATTCGTAGATTGTAAATCCAAAGGATGACGGAAATGGTCAGCGCGTAACCCAATTAAAGGAATAGTTGAAAATGTCATAATAGGTAATGGGTAATGGGTAAGAGGTAATAGTGATCACGGATTTAAAAGGATTTCACTGATTTCACGGATTTTAATCTGTGTTAATCTGCGTAATCATCTTAAATCCGTGATAGGTAATTTTGTTATAGAGTCAAGACTTTTGGCTGTTTTTTTGTATTCTTGGTGTCTTTGTGTCTTTGTGGTTAAATCAAGCCTCCCCCGCGTAAAAATACCAATTCCAACTAACGTCTTTTCCACCACACAAACACCGCCATCCCAAACCCAAATATCGGTAAAACCAATAACGCCAACCAACTCAAAGTTTGTCCTAAAAGTGGGGTCATGGCAATTCGGCGACTGGTGGCTAATTTCGGACGAATAGATAAAGTCTCTTGGTCAGACTGACTCAACCAACTCACAGAATTGAGAAACACATCGGCATTCAGTTGCTGACCAAACCAGCCATTAGTGGCAAATTGGGAATTTCCGAACACCACTAACCGGGCTTCGGATTTCTCTGGAGAGGGGCTGGGTGAGGGTTTAGTTTGCGACTTTTCAGCCTGTTTCTGGGGGCGACTCAAGGCAACTCCTAGGGATAGGGGGCCGGCTCGGTCTACTTCAGGGTTAAGTTTGAGTTCAGGACTTTTGAGATCGCTTTCCGCCCAGGTTTGATCATTTGTCCAAATTAACGGAATCTCGGTAATCCCATCAATAGTGCGGGTTTCCACCGGACTGGCGTAGGGATAAATCGAAATTCCATTCCCAAAATCCTGGGTAATCGGATGTTTACCATATTCTCGCACAATCGGAACGGTCGGCCCCAAACCAACTAAACGGCCACCCCCTGACCCATCAATAGCCAGACGCGGATCAACTTTAACCCCCCATTTTTCTAGGAGTCCATCTAAACCATGATTCGTTTGCGGGTCTAATAATAATAAAACACTACCACCTTGATCTAAATAGGTTTCTAAGGCCTTAACTTCTCCTTCAAATAATTTACGTTGGGGACTAGCCAGGATAATCACATCTGCATCCGAGGGAACAGCAGTTTGTTCGGCTAAATTTAACGGTTCGGCGATGAAATTCTTTTCAGTTAAACTTTTGATCGCCTCCGATAATCCTCCCTGTCCCTCGGTTAACGGTCGTTCTCCATGACCTTCGATAAAATAAACTTTTGGAGTCCGGTTACTGAATAATTGTGCAATATTATTGGTCAGTTTTAATTCGGTTAAGGGTTCTAAGGCTTCTTTTCTTACCCGTTGTCGTTTTTTTCCTGATTCTAAATAGATTTCGCCAAACTCTTTCACCCCAAATTGTTGCGCCAGTCCGGGTTGAGCTTGGGGGTCGATAAATTCATACTGAAAATTTTTACCGCCCAGGCGTTGATAGTTGGCTAATAATTCTTGAATTTGGGGATTTTTCCCTCGGTCAAAAACCCAAACTTTTAGCGGTTGTTCAAAGGTTTTAACTAGGTTTTGGGTTTGGGGAGATAGGGTAAATTGTTGATTTTCGGTTAAATCAATGCGGAAGTTATTTCTAATTGTGACAAAATTAATTAATCCTAAAATTAGGAATACAGAAACCGTAGATGCTAAAGCATTAGTTCCAGCTTGGGTAGCTCGGCGACGACCGTAGGGAGTTTGAGACTGATCTTGGGGTTTAAAATAGGCTTGGAATAAAAACCATAATCCTAAAATTACAACTCCAGTAATAATTAAGATTAAAGTAATTGGTTCCCAACTGCCAATCACGACCCCCGCAGATAATCCCATGACGATCAAACTAGGGCCAAGGAAAAATAGGAATTGTATAAATTGACGATTGAGTTTAAATTGGGTTTTGATCATATTATTAAGAACGTTGGAAACGTAAAGCATCAATGGACTGTGCTGTTAGAAATACTCCTAAAATAATATAACTGGCTAACAGGACTATACTACTACTATCCACAATTCCTCGGATAAAGTTAGTATAACTAGAAATTAGAGATAATTGTTTTAACCCCTCTCCTAATACTCCTCCCAGACTTCCACCAATTAAGTCAATTACCCAGAGAAATAAAACTAAAGCAAAGGTAAATACCGCCGCCAAAATTGTACTATCGGTTAGAGAAGAAATAAACATTCCCAGGGATAAAATTCCCGCCGCCAATAAAATTAACCCCAAATGAGCTAATAAAAACAAACCCGGAGAAACCGGAGGTTTAGAAGCGCTGAAGGCTAATACCTGTAATCCCATTAAGGGTAAAATCATAGTTATATAAAACGTCAGCACCCCTAATAATTTTCCCGTGGCGATCACCCAATTCGTTATCGGAGAAGTGGCTAACAATTCCAAAGTTCCCAGTTTTCGTTCTTCTGCATATAACCCCATCGACAACATCGGTAACACAAATAACGATAAGGTTCCAATCAAACGCAAATATACTTGTAAAAATTCATAAGGTAAATCAATCGGGGGGTCAGTCATTCCCATCTGATCTCGGTAGGCAACCTGTTGAATTAACCCTTCTGGCCCTAATAAAATTGCTATGAAAAAGTATCCGGTAATTAGCCAAAAAACTCCCGCAATAGCATAGGCCAATGGAGAGGCAAAATATCCCTGTAATTCCTTGCGATAAATTGCCATAATATTGTTCAAAATTATTAACACAATTATTCCTCCTCCCGATCTAATGTTGAATTTTTAGGTTGAGAATCAGGATCTTCTATATTTTTAGATTCCTCATTCCCCAATTCTGAACTAATATTTTTCTCTGTTTCCATATCCTCTACAGTCTGGGAATCTGTTGTTGTGAACAACTCGGTTTTTTCAGGCTGAGTTTGGGTAGTTAACTCTAAAAATACATCTTCCAAACTTGCACGAGTCCGCCGCAGTTCATACACTTTCAAATCCGATGCCAATAACATCGCTAAAATTTCCGGTGCAGGTTCTTGATCTAGTTCACAACCAAACCGCCATATCCCTCGGTTCAAATCCCCTAAATTACCAACTTTTTCAATAACTTTTACCCCCGATATCTGTTTCAACCCGACCAATTTCTCCTCCTCTATTTCTCCGTCGAGTTCTACTTCATATCCCGAACCTCCCGTCAACTGTTCCATCAGGGTTTCCGGTGTCCCCGTTGCCACAATTTCACCTCGGTTAATAATCGCCACTTGGCTACAGGTCATACTAACTTCCGGTAGAATATGGGTTGACAAAATAATCGTATGACTCCCGGCTAAACTCTTAATTAAATTCCGCACTTCAATAATTTGTCGCGGGTCTAACCCTACCGTCGGTTCATCTAATACAATTACAGGCGGATCATGGACAATAGCTTGAGCAATTCCTACTCGTTGACGGTAGCCTTTCGATAATTTTCTAATTAGGAATTTTCGCCTTTCCAATAATCCACATTTTCTGATCGCCGTTTCTACGTTGGTTTGGCGATCGCCCGCCGATACTTGTTTAATTTGTGCCACAAAATACAAATAACTTTCCACACTCATATCGGGATACAGTGGCGGATTTTCCGGCAAATAACCAATCCGTTGTCGCACATCCATGGATTTTTCATGCACATCAAACCCGGCAATTCTCGCAGTTCCACTGGTAGCCGGAAGATAGGCCGCTAAAATTCGCAGGGTGGTGGTTTTTCCCGCCCCATTTGGCCCCAAAAATCCCAAGATTGCCCCAGGTTCCACCGCAAAGGAAACATCCCGCAGCGCTACAGTAGAACCGTAGGTTTTACACAACTTTTCAACTTCAATCATGCTTACCGCTTGAGCAACGTCTCTTACTTTAGCTTGAAACGGACATTCAATTATCCACTATTATTTTTAACTCTATTATCTCCCATGCCCAAGGAAAAAACAATAAGTAAAAATAATAAATCTGTACAGATGATTTTAAAATTTAAAACATTCGGAATTGTAAACAACTGTAAACCGCCAAATTATTGAGAATTATTCTCATATTTTTGACGAAAAATCAGGGGGTTGACAGGATGAGGTGGGTGAGATAAAATCTTTCTCAAAATACTATAATGGTTTTTTTGTGTAAAAAATCAGCGAGAGTGGCTACAAGTCTCAATTTATTGTGAATTTAGCTAATTAAACTGTGAATTTAGGGATAATATCTGCCCAAATTATCCTTCCTAATCCCCCTTGAAGAACATTTCTGATTATTACGGAGTATAAATATTTGTAATTGCTATTGACAAAATTATAATAGTGTGCATATTATCTGAGATAAATTTCTGATATGGGGTATTCTATTGTAATCCTTGAGTAATTCCATTATATTTTAATATGGCAAATCGCCTGTTTTTAGACAACCGACTCCGAGAAAAATTTTTGAGTCAGAATGTCAAAGAATTCAATATCAGTTTACCCCAAGATATTCTGGATATTGAGGACAAAACTCGGTCTAACCTGTTTAACTGGCGTGGACAATTTGCTCCTCAATTAGTGGAAAATCTAATTTTTGCCTATGCTCCCAAAACCGCCACAATTTTAGATCCCTTTCTTGGAAGTGGAACTGTAGTTTATGAAGCTGGGTGTTTAGGCTTAAAAGCATTTGGATGTGAACTTAATCCCGCAGCCTGGATTTTAAGTCGTACCTATCAATTGATCAACTTAACACAACAGAAACGAGAACAGATCATTACATCCGTAACCCAGAAATTAGAAATTATACTGGAAATATCTAACTTTTTTGATATCCAGTACCATCAACCCCTGACAATAGAAGAATTTCAACAAAATTTGAGTGAACTCTATGATCAATTAGAAGATTTTGAGAGTATTATTGTTCATGGGTTAGTGATCCTATTAGATATCTCAGAAAATCATAACTTAACCAGAGAACAGATTTACCATACCGCTTGTAAACTCTACCAATTAATTCGGGAACTTCCCTATTCTGAAGCAAAAATTAATCCAGTTTTAGGAGATGCGCGTCAGCTTCCCCTCGAAGAGGACATTTTTAACTAATTTTAATGAGCCACCAATACTAATTACCGATTTCCGGCGTGTTATAATGGGAATGATTGCTAGGCTGTATAGTCTAAATGCTGAACAGCTTATGCTATTATGAATTTATAAAACCCGATGAAATCACAATCAAATCATACCCCGAATAAAAATGCGATTAATTATTACTCACACAACTCTGTTAAAATTACGTCCTGTTGATTCTTCAGCCTTAACAGAGGCTCAAAAAATCAATTTTCCAGTTGGTAGTCGCTTAATCCTAAGCAGCTACGAGGATCACAACCCCGATCATTATAAACTTACATTAGTTGCATCTTTAGGAAGTGGCAACGATAAAAGTATGGTTTGGTATGTCTATAAACCCCATGGCTTAGTTGTGCTTTCTGATCGAGAATTTGCCACCGTGAATTTATCCACGGACACCAATCTTAATGTGCGTTCATCTCCTCATGTTGTTTCTGATAATGTAATTTATAAAATCCCTAATCATGTTGGTGTAGAATTAATTGAATGTTGCTTTAATCAGCAATTATGGTGGTTAGGAAAACCGTTAGGTGATGATAAAAAAGCCTATGGCTGGATGTCAGCAAAATATTTAAACCTTTATACTCCAGAAGGGTGTTCAATGTAATTGTTTTCCTGATTAATCCAATTTTCAATCAAGGGTTAAAAAGCGGTCAGTCTTTAAACCAGGCGATCGCTTTTTTAACTTTGAGCAAATATTGAATTAACCCGCACGCAACCAACCATTGAGGGTAAAGCGTCCATCTTCAAACCGTTGGGACGGACAACTGACAGGCATGACCTCATGTTTGCAACGACTATCAAAAAAAACAATACTATTATTATGGGGTTCAATATCAATAAATTCCCGTTCATTCAAGGCATAACCATTTTGCCATTCCGTAGCATATAGTCTTAAATTTCCCCCTGAAAAGTTTTTAGGTTCTCTATAAAAATAATAGACATAAGTAATTACGCGAGTATTAG includes:
- a CDS encoding putative transcriptional acitvator, Baf family; protein product: MCESPQLYSFRNRLWLGLMLGNSRRHWAKLCGQTVLETWDEDNTEPPPTLKDDLPLIVASVVCEPTQYWARFPQVRVLTLADIPLNGMYSTLGIDRALAVLGAGTHYGWPILVIDAGTALTFTAADADQRLVGGAILPGLGLQRSSLAQKTATLPRVEFPPHLPPRWATGTSEAIQSGIIYTLLAGVRDFIEAWQTQYPHGAIVITGGDRNLLLSYFTKRFPDRGIHPVADPDLIFRGMAALKTEPDG
- a CDS encoding alpha/beta hydrolase fold protein, encoding MYQLFHHFRIQVSQGQIFWCEVGDGPAIIFLHGSWTDSSQWVPLMQHLSLDHHCFAPDTLGSGESRPFTKIHPSINLEVECLAEYIQTLKIEEVCLVGNGLGAWIATSYALKYPQVVKGLVVIAPEGITFKNYKKEWGWKRQLSAYFSPLFLFLKLIYPLGFLFGQGKKIQAWFSDRQILLEWPVASQLLYRRRWAEIQAEMLNQPLESLKLPTLVLQGDEDTATALNQSKTFSEIAPMTQYHIIEGGKPNLPLQMPEVIAQYIREFITHQVQFSEPPSPEILDQDQPQDEYPYQETAW
- a CDS encoding putative bacterioferritin comigratory protein, translated to MDITLNLGELAPDFVLPDSDGNPVRLSDFRGKPVVLYFYPRDNTPGCTKEACGFRDNYGEYQEKNIIVLGVSTDNQVAHRKFISKYQLPFPLLVDEGGEVATEYGSYGLKKFMGKEFMGIFRHTFVIDAQGRIEAIYRKVKPETHSLEILQTLEKP
- a CDS encoding PAS fold family protein, coding for MSMLDLDSPYCSLPKNSIFSNSENLSSVTSSKENPEVHRMQFYDLVHQINKEIISTLDLDRVLSSACQHLGKIINCSRVSILVKESHSDQEFTTRNEYNQGEYSCQLGIKLNVNDNPHLQALLSQSQPLAVTKFKEFPGFDQTTKALIEQLDIQSMLAVAVRYQGEIKGIIGLHQCDHEREWQDWEIQLLEGIASPLAIAIHHAQLYQESRAKGEQEALLRLVINQIRSSLDLTAILNTAVEGVRQVLNTDRVVIYQFINGWEGEIKVENYRIPWPSIFGDKITDNCFPEQHGQLYKNGRVRAINDIHKSDLDPCHLNFLDMLQVRANLIVPIIMGAEIEDHQPEIDGQLWGLLIAHECSNPRGWKTWEIDGLKQLADQLAIAIKQAQLYTQVQETACQYQLQTQELQATLEELKNTQIQLIQSEKLSSLGEMVAGIAHEINNPNNFIYANISHARNYVQNLLEVLNKCREFSPEVGDFLNQMGEEVELDFIQEDFPLLIDSMEQGSVRIRSIVDSLKDFSHLNESEWKSVDLTEGLESSLTLLEHRMTQIKINKNYQTIPKVNCFPSQINQVFFQVLSNAIDAVKSNPKQGEVTLTTEDHSPDFIRITIQDNGLGIPDEIKSRIFDPFFTTKPVGQGTGMGLAICYQVIVKAHGGKLEFKTQQKNGTEFMIEIPC
- a CDS encoding methyltransferase, which codes for MANRLFLDNRLREKFLSQNVKEFNISLPQDILDIEDKTRSNLFNWRGQFAPQLVENLIFAYAPKTATILDPFLGSGTVVYEAGCLGLKAFGCELNPAAWILSRTYQLINLTQQKREQIITSVTQKLEIILEISNFFDIQYHQPLTIEEFQQNLSELYDQLEDFESIIVHGLVILLDISENHNLTREQIYHTACKLYQLIRELPYSEAKINPVLGDARQLPLEEDIFN
- a CDS encoding NUDIX hydrolase gives rise to the protein MVVSFAKYVWNFGQTVLGIIFRHPIPGTSIIPILPDGKIVLVRRRDNGKWALPGGMVDWGEDIPTTIKRELAEETGLELVKIRRLAGVYSAPDRDPRVHSICVVVEADVQGNFQVQDIQEITEVKAFSVTSLPSDFSHDCERHLQDYLQGLTTLA
- a CDS encoding ABC transporter ATP-binding protein, producing the protein MIEVEKLCKTYGSTVALRDVSFAVEPGAILGFLGPNGAGKTTTLRILAAYLPATSGTARIAGFDVHEKSMDVRQRIGYLPENPPLYPDMSVESYLYFVAQIKQVSAGDRQTNVETAIRKCGLLERRKFLIRKLSKGYRQRVGIAQAIVHDPPVIVLDEPTVGLDPRQIIEVRNLIKSLAGSHTIILSTHILPEVSMTCSQVAIINRGEIVATGTPETLMEQLTGGSGYEVELDGEIEEEKLVGLKQISGVKVIEKVGNLGDLNRGIWRFGCELDQEPAPEILAMLLASDLKVYELRRTRASLEDVFLELTTQTQPEKTELFTTTDSQTVEDMETEKNISSELGNEESKNIEDPDSQPKNSTLDREEE